A genomic region of Mugil cephalus isolate CIBA_MC_2020 chromosome 5, CIBA_Mcephalus_1.1, whole genome shotgun sequence contains the following coding sequences:
- the spon2b gene encoding spondin-2b translates to MNTTKYVLSLCRLFVMMLTLGQGIHLLPVPTDIPMCTASETAQYSLTFTGKWSQAAFPKQYPVYRPPAQWSNLIGVTHSSDYHMWQRNEFASNGVREFTEKGEAWTLMKEVETAGERIQSVYGILSAPAVVGGTGQMNTQFEVFARHSYLSFIVRIIPSPDWFVGMDGIDLCDGDHWKESVSLELFPYDAGTDSGFTFSSPNFETIPQDKITQITSSYPSHPANSFFYPRLKHLPPIAKVTITKVKKSNQILSMPVEPTQSNQLPTGNEIEDKLINTPLDCEVSVWSPWGLCKGKCGDSGMQHRTRYIIMHPANSGVVCPLLEEERKCFPDNCL, encoded by the exons ATGAACACAACAAAGTATGTTCTTTCCCTCTGTCGCCTCTTTGTCATGATGCTGACACTGGGTCAAGGCATTCATTTATTGCCTGTTCCTACTGACATCCCCATGTGCACGGCCTCAGAAACTGCCCAGTACAGCCTAACGTTTACTGGCAAATGGAGCCAGGCAGCGTTCCCTAAGCAGTATCCAGTCTATCGTCCCCCTGCACAGTGGTCAAACCTTATTG GGGTGACCCACAGCTCTGACTACCACATGTGGCAACGTAATGAGTTTGCCAGCAATGGAGTGAGGGAGTTTACAGAGAAAGGCGAGGCCTGGACGCTCATGAAAGAAGTTGAGACGGCCGGCGAACGAATCCAGAGCGTTTATGGgatcctctctgctcctgctgttGTGGGAGGCACGGGCCAGATGAACACTCAGTTTGAGGTTTTCGCCAGACACTCCTAC CTGTCGTTTATCGTGCGTATAATTCCAAGCCCAGACTGGTTTGTGGGCATGGATGGCATTGACCTGTGTGATGGCGACCACTGGAAAGAAAGTGTGTCACTGGAGCTGTTCCCATATGATGCAGGAACTGACAGCGGGTTCACCTTCTCTTCTCCCAACTTTGAGACCATCCCACAGGACAAAATCACACAG ATAACCTCATCTTACCCAAGCCACCCAGCCAACTCCTTCTTCTACCCCCGTCTGAAACACCTACCACCAATTGCCAAGGTTACAATAACAAAAGTAAAGAAGAGCAATCAGATCCTTAGCATGCCAGTGGAGCCCACCCAGTCCAACCAACTACCAACAGGAAATGAGATTGAAGACAAGCTCATAA ATACACCCCTGGACTGTGAGGTGTCAGTATGGTCTCCCTGGGGCTTGTGCAAAGGGAAGTGTGGAGATTCAGGTATGCAGCACCGCACAAGGTACATCATAATGCACCCAGCCAACAGTGGAGTAgtctgccccctgctggaagaagagaggaagtgCTTTCCAGATAACTGTTTATGA
- the si:ch211-255i20.3 gene encoding transmembrane emp24 domain-containing protein 11, whose product MGLRGTGFLLQCYLMLAAAMYFDLGELEEKCIIEEVPEDTLVTGYFLLEPWDPKSFSHSPHFGVTVTVRDLSYEVVMSKRYGKFGKFTFTAHTSGQHYLCFQTNSTRFSVFAGEKLKLHLDVQMGEHPIDHSAEKTKDNMEALEKSLYQLISHMMYITRQQEYQREKEELFRQMSEDANSKVLWWAVVQTTILLSVGFWQIKRLKDFFVAKKLV is encoded by the exons ATGGGTTTACGAGGGACTGGCTTTCTCCTTCAGTGTTACCTGATGTTGGCAGCGGCCATGTATTTTGATCTTGGAGAACTGGAGGAAAAATGCATCATTGAGGAGGTTCCTGAAGACACATTGGTGACTG GTTATTTTTTGCTGGAGCCTTGGGATCCGAAGTCATTTAGCCACAGTCCTCACTTTGGAGTCACTGTGACTGTCAGGGATCTAAGCTATGAG GTTGTGATGTCCAAACGCTATGGAAAATTTGGTAAATTTACCTTCACAGCTCATACCTCTGGTCAGCACTACCTTTGCTTCCAAACAAACTCCACAAGGTTTTCTGTCTTTGCCGGTGAAAAGCTG AAGCTACATTTGGATGTTCAGATGGGAGAGCACCCAATTGACCACAGTGCTGAGAAGACCAAAGACAACATGGAGGCTCTGGAGAAAAGTCTGTATCAACTCATAAGCCACATGATGTACATCACCAGACAGCAGGAGTACCAGAGG GAGAAAGAGGAGTTGTTCCGTCAGATGAGCGAGGACGCTAACAGCAAAGTGCTGTGGTGGGCTGTGGTGCAGACCACCATCCTGCTGTCGGTTGGTTTCTGGCAGATAAAACGACTTAAAGACTTCTTTGTTGCCAAGAAACTGGTCTGA